One stretch of Nodularia sp. LEGE 06071 DNA includes these proteins:
- a CDS encoding peptidase domain-containing ABC transporter, with protein MKFQLIQQQSEEDCGAASLASVAKHYGKTFSISRCREAVGTRQQGSSLLGLKQGAEALGFNARAVKVALELFDETTVPLPAIIHWKGYHWVVFYGKQGNKYVVADPGAGIRYLEKKWFLEAWSNGAMLLLEPDSVRFFTQEDQQEKIGGLGRFLRRVWPYRAIVGQTLLLNSILGLLSLASPFLLQILTDDVLVRGDRQLLTSVVIAVVVMQLVTSSLQLAQSNMVAHFAQRLQLGLIFEFGRQILRLPLSYYESRRSGEIVSRLEDIQQINQLISQAVVSLPSQLFIALVSMSLMLFYSIKLTAVAGAIAILMTLSTILSLPTLQQKIRSVLVLSSENQGVLVETFKGAITLKTTAAAPQFWEEFQSRFSRLANLSFRTIQIGILNGIFSNLVSSIGSIALLWFGSTLVIQQELSIGMLLAFNSMNGNFTSFIKTTIDFVDEYTRAKTATQRLTEVIDATPETLDHSQKPWVKVQSNADITCTNLNFHHPGRMELLQDFSLTIPGGKVIALIGKSGCGKSTLAKLIAGLYPLQSGNIRFGIYNLQDLALDCFRQQVVLVPQEAHFWSRSIMDNFRLGSPDITLEQIVQACQIAGADEFISNLPDKYQTVLGEFGANLSGGQKQRLAIARGIVNNPAVLILDESTGALDPVSEAEVLNQLLTHRQGQTTILISHRPKVIQQADWIVMLEKGELKIQGSPEVLSQQVGEHLDFLDGVDISRVNGFTKNPANFHLNGSSAISIR; from the coding sequence ATGAAATTCCAGCTGATTCAACAACAAAGTGAAGAAGACTGTGGCGCTGCTAGTCTGGCTTCTGTTGCTAAACATTATGGTAAAACCTTTAGCATTAGCCGATGTCGGGAAGCTGTCGGCACTAGACAGCAAGGAAGTTCCCTCTTAGGATTGAAACAAGGCGCAGAAGCTCTGGGTTTCAATGCCAGAGCCGTTAAAGTCGCTCTGGAACTCTTTGATGAAACAACCGTTCCTCTACCAGCAATCATCCACTGGAAAGGTTATCATTGGGTAGTTTTCTATGGTAAGCAGGGTAATAAATACGTCGTTGCCGACCCCGGTGCAGGCATTCGTTATTTAGAAAAAAAGTGGTTTCTAGAAGCATGGAGCAATGGGGCGATGCTCCTACTAGAACCAGATTCAGTCCGCTTTTTTACTCAAGAAGATCAACAAGAAAAAATTGGCGGTTTGGGACGATTCCTGCGGCGTGTTTGGCCTTATCGTGCCATTGTTGGACAAACCCTGTTGCTCAACTCGATTTTAGGTCTGCTCTCCCTCGCTTCTCCCTTTTTGTTGCAAATTCTCACCGATGATGTGCTAGTTCGCGGAGACAGACAACTTTTGACGAGCGTGGTAATTGCTGTGGTTGTTATGCAGCTAGTTACCAGTAGCCTACAGTTAGCACAATCAAATATGGTCGCTCACTTTGCCCAACGTCTGCAACTAGGGCTAATTTTTGAATTTGGGCGACAAATTCTCCGCTTGCCTTTAAGTTATTATGAATCCCGTCGCAGTGGCGAAATTGTCAGTCGCCTAGAAGATATTCAACAAATTAATCAGTTAATTTCTCAAGCTGTTGTCAGTCTACCGAGTCAGTTATTTATCGCCTTAGTTTCCATGAGCTTGATGCTGTTCTACAGTATAAAACTGACAGCTGTGGCTGGTGCGATCGCTATTTTAATGACTCTTTCCACAATCCTTTCACTGCCCACTCTCCAGCAAAAAATTCGCAGTGTTTTAGTCTTATCCTCCGAAAACCAAGGCGTTTTAGTCGAAACCTTCAAAGGTGCGATTACTCTCAAAACCACCGCCGCAGCTCCCCAATTCTGGGAAGAGTTCCAGAGTCGATTTAGTCGCCTCGCTAACCTGAGCTTCCGGACTATTCAAATTGGTATTCTCAACGGCATATTTTCCAACTTAGTCTCCAGCATCGGCAGTATTGCCTTGCTCTGGTTTGGTAGCACTCTAGTGATTCAGCAGGAATTATCTATTGGGATGCTCTTGGCATTTAACAGTATGAATGGTAACTTTACCAGCTTTATTAAAACTACTATCGATTTTGTGGATGAATACACCCGTGCCAAAACTGCTACCCAACGCCTCACAGAAGTTATTGACGCTACCCCCGAAACTTTAGATCATAGCCAAAAGCCTTGGGTAAAAGTTCAAAGCAATGCAGACATCACCTGTACTAACCTCAACTTCCATCATCCAGGCAGAATGGAACTGCTGCAAGATTTCTCCCTAACTATTCCTGGCGGTAAAGTAATTGCCCTGATTGGTAAATCTGGTTGTGGTAAAAGTACCTTAGCGAAATTAATTGCAGGTTTATATCCCCTCCAGTCTGGAAATATTCGCTTTGGGATTTATAATCTCCAAGACCTGGCTTTAGACTGCTTCCGCCAACAAGTGGTTTTAGTTCCTCAAGAAGCGCACTTTTGGAGTCGCTCGATTATGGACAACTTCCGCTTAGGTTCCCCGGATATTACCTTGGAGCAGATTGTGCAAGCTTGCCAAATTGCTGGGGCTGATGAGTTTATCAGCAACCTCCCGGACAAATATCAAACGGTGTTAGGAGAATTTGGTGCTAATCTCTCTGGGGGTCAAAAGCAAAGATTAGCCATTGCTAGAGGAATTGTGAATAACCCAGCCGTGCTGATTTTAGATGAATCTACTGGCGCTCTTGACCCTGTGAGTGAAGCCGAAGTCTTAAACCAATTGCTGACTCATCGCCAAGGTCAAACCACTATTTTAATTAGCCATCGCCCTAAAGTGATTCAGCAAGCTGATTGGATTGTGATGTTAGAAAAAGGAGAACTGAAAATTCAAGGTTCTCCAGAAGTTTTATCTCAGCAAGTTGGGGAGCATTTAGACTTTCTCGACGGTGTGGATATATCGAGAGTCAATGGTTTCACCAAAAATCCCGCTAACTTTCATTTGAATGGAAGTTCTGCAATCAGCATTCGCTAA
- a CDS encoding biotin/lipoyl-binding protein — translation MVNHINADSLPIVESDEFLPPIGNWARLGSLVIVAGVGIAIALASVIEYKVTIKGEASIRPMGELRLVQAATEGQVTNIFVKENQAVKKGDVLATLDDSRLQTQKSQLQNNIQQTQLQLLQIDAQVKALNRQIQAETQRNSRAVISAQASLNRAQRNYQDQQINVKSQVEEAEANLKRAQNELTQAQVQLRSARANFQSTEAAMSAAQAKRDRYQKVVQAGALSLNQLEEVQLDVAQQQHAVEVQRATVEAQQQIIAQQQQSVAAVRAQLQRVEAGLNPSDAEIAIAQETIAQESAGGEATLAILNREWEALFQQRIQIKNQIQRDTSELQQVESNLSQTKITVPEDGILSQLNLRNPGQSVRVGEEIAQIFPSNAPLVIKAAVSPNDVSKLAKDQKVQMRVSACPYPDYGTLKGVVSQISEDTVKSPGNQNVSTVANASSSMQGGASSFYEVTILPESFFLGKSNHQCTIQPGMQGRADIISRSETVLKFLLRKARLIADW, via the coding sequence ATGGTTAACCACATTAACGCAGACTCTCTGCCCATAGTTGAAAGTGATGAATTTCTGCCGCCCATTGGTAATTGGGCAAGATTAGGCAGTTTGGTAATCGTCGCTGGTGTGGGGATAGCGATCGCACTAGCTTCTGTGATTGAATATAAAGTCACCATTAAAGGCGAAGCCAGTATCCGCCCGATGGGAGAATTACGCCTTGTGCAAGCAGCCACGGAAGGTCAGGTAACAAACATCTTTGTGAAAGAAAATCAAGCCGTGAAAAAAGGAGACGTGCTGGCTACTCTCGATGATTCCCGCCTGCAAACTCAAAAAAGTCAACTGCAAAACAACATTCAGCAGACACAACTGCAATTACTACAAATCGATGCCCAAGTTAAAGCTTTAAATCGTCAAATTCAAGCAGAAACACAACGGAATAGTCGTGCAGTTATTTCGGCTCAAGCCTCGCTGAATCGCGCCCAAAGGAATTATCAAGACCAGCAAATTAATGTGAAATCCCAAGTAGAAGAGGCTGAAGCTAATTTAAAAAGAGCGCAAAATGAGTTAACTCAAGCACAGGTGCAACTGCGTTCAGCTCGTGCTAACTTCCAGTCAACAGAGGCGGCGATGAGCGCAGCTCAAGCTAAACGCGATCGCTATCAGAAGGTAGTGCAAGCAGGTGCTTTGTCTCTCAATCAATTAGAAGAAGTGCAGTTAGATGTGGCTCAACAACAACACGCGGTTGAAGTGCAACGAGCTACTGTGGAGGCGCAACAACAAATTATTGCCCAGCAACAACAATCTGTAGCCGCAGTCCGAGCGCAACTGCAACGAGTTGAAGCCGGACTCAATCCCAGTGATGCCGAAATTGCGATCGCTCAAGAGACTATTGCTCAAGAAAGTGCTGGCGGTGAAGCCACTCTCGCCATCCTCAACCGAGAATGGGAAGCTTTGTTTCAGCAGAGGATTCAAATCAAAAATCAGATCCAGCGTGACACTAGCGAACTACAACAAGTAGAAAGCAATCTCAGTCAAACCAAAATTACAGTCCCGGAAGACGGGATTCTCTCTCAATTAAACCTGCGAAACCCTGGTCAATCGGTGCGTGTGGGTGAAGAAATTGCTCAAATTTTTCCTAGCAATGCGCCTTTAGTGATCAAAGCCGCCGTCTCCCCTAATGATGTGAGTAAGTTGGCAAAAGATCAAAAAGTGCAGATGCGGGTTTCTGCCTGTCCTTATCCCGATTACGGTACTCTTAAAGGTGTTGTCAGTCAAATTTCTGAAGATACGGTCAAATCTCCAGGAAATCAGAATGTCTCCACAGTCGCCAATGCTTCTAGTTCCATGCAGGGTGGTGCAAGTTCTTTCTACGAAGTCACGATACTCCCCGAAAGCTTTTTCTTAGGTAAGAGCAACCATCAGTGTACTATTCAACCAGGAATGCAGGGAAGAGCTGATATTATTTCGCGCTCAGAAACAGTCCTGAAATTCCTGCTCAGAAAAGCTAGGTTAATTGCCGACTGGTAG
- a CDS encoding DUF928 domain-containing protein produces the protein MKNLQLTIALSIAFISNISSPLQLQALPINHHLTSIEFIPPPPPPDRSAAGSRSGAASRGCDAANQTVTALVPTYQQTLNQGTPAVVPITQVWGLTNTENPNFLFFVPYNASSIANIEFVLQEQTENKSKTLYRTSLKPPESPGIISVNLPPSEASLQVGKMYHWFFKVRVQCDQKQPTKLDYADGWVQRINQNSTLTAQLQQATLPQQATLYAANGVWYDAIMSLAELRFSNPQNETFLAQWTTLLDSAGLEEIANQPLINCCQPSLKNNLPAGQNPVPEN, from the coding sequence ATGAAAAACCTGCAATTAACTATAGCTTTGAGCATAGCATTCATTAGTAACATATCCTCCCCTTTACAACTCCAGGCGTTACCAATTAATCATCATCTGACCTCAATCGAATTTATCCCACCACCACCACCACCAGACCGAAGTGCAGCAGGTTCGAGAAGTGGGGCTGCAAGCCGTGGATGCGACGCAGCTAATCAAACGGTAACAGCCTTAGTGCCGACCTATCAACAGACTCTGAACCAAGGTACGCCAGCGGTTGTTCCCATAACTCAAGTTTGGGGTTTAACAAACACTGAAAATCCTAATTTCTTGTTTTTTGTTCCCTACAATGCCTCATCTATAGCTAACATCGAGTTTGTTTTGCAAGAGCAAACGGAAAACAAAAGTAAAACTTTGTATCGAACTTCTTTGAAACCACCAGAATCACCAGGAATTATTAGCGTTAATTTACCCCCAAGTGAAGCCTCATTGCAGGTGGGAAAAATGTATCACTGGTTTTTTAAGGTACGGGTTCAATGCGACCAAAAACAACCGACGAAACTAGATTATGCCGATGGTTGGGTGCAAAGGATTAACCAAAATTCCACGTTAACAGCACAACTTCAACAAGCAACATTGCCACAACAGGCGACGCTTTATGCAGCAAATGGTGTTTGGTATGATGCTATTATGAGTTTGGCAGAATTACGCTTTAGCAATCCCCAAAATGAGACTTTCTTAGCACAGTGGACAACTTTACTCGATTCGGCTGGCTTAGAAGAAATAGCTAATCAACCATTAATTAATTGTTGCCAACCCAGTTTGAAGAATAATTTACCTGCTGGACAAAACCCTGTACCTGAAAATTAA
- a CDS encoding CHASE2 domain-containing protein — translation MSKLVVLKLGTGSFEAGFPVTLQIGDENVRPVVEITGELPPDSDIPLCYHQWQSIYCQLKFSGRPIGIPKRSPQTPSLVDCEKAGDVLKFHLNTWLSSTSFRPIREKLLEKLLPSDQIRILLQTNDLRLQKLPWHLWDLLERYPQAEIALSAPCYEQVSRNSPPQLQVKVLAILGNSQGIDIQTDSQLLKELPHANTTFLVEPSSKDLTDQLWEQDWQILFFAGHSATDKSGNEGKIDLNQTECLTISQLKYALRKAVERGLHLAIFNSCDGLGLAREFADLHIPQIIVMREPVPDRVAQEFLKYFLEAFARGESLYIAVREARERLQGLESQFPCATWLPVIYQNPAAMPLLWRELHFNQSIQQISSVPKISTRGGVNLGKALSAVILASIVITPLLMGVRYLGLLQSWELMAFDHLLSLRPQEKPDSRILVITVTEEDVQAQSDNRRGSLSDEALDQLLAKLEAYQPRVIGLDIYRDYAVQPAYPMLAERMRKSDRFVAVCQVSNPQASKPGIKPPPEVSPDSLGFSDIVIDADHVVRRHLLALTPPPSSPCTAPYALNVQLTLRYLYAEGIQLQFSPDGAWQLGKLTLKPIEAHTGGYQGIDALGHQILLNYRSFPNLEAMTSGRSLTIAPRITLQQALAGQLQADAVKDKIVLIGTTAESFRDYSLTPYASSQGKPQEIAGVYLQAQMVSQLLSAALDGRPLLWTWNVWGEVIWVWVWAMTGGLLVVYLRQLAYLGLAVGVAFLSLYGFCLILLILYSCWVPFVPAAIALGGSAVILVAVIKPIKKL, via the coding sequence TTGAGCAAGTTAGTAGTTTTAAAGTTAGGTACAGGCAGTTTTGAGGCGGGGTTTCCTGTAACGCTACAAATTGGTGATGAAAATGTGCGACCAGTTGTCGAAATTACTGGCGAATTACCACCAGACTCAGATATTCCTCTTTGTTACCATCAATGGCAGTCTATTTACTGTCAACTGAAATTTTCTGGTCGCCCCATTGGTATTCCTAAGCGATCGCCACAAACTCCTTCTCTGGTAGATTGCGAAAAGGCTGGGGATGTTTTGAAATTTCACTTAAATACCTGGCTATCATCCACTAGTTTTCGCCCTATCCGTGAAAAATTGCTGGAAAAACTGCTACCGTCAGACCAGATCCGCATACTACTACAAACCAATGACCTGAGATTGCAAAAACTGCCTTGGCATTTGTGGGATTTATTAGAACGCTATCCCCAAGCCGAAATCGCTCTGAGTGCGCCTTGTTATGAACAAGTTAGCCGCAACTCACCCCCTCAATTGCAGGTGAAGGTTTTAGCAATTTTGGGTAATAGTCAGGGAATTGATATCCAAACAGATAGTCAGCTTTTAAAAGAATTACCTCATGCTAATACTACCTTCTTAGTGGAGCCATCAAGCAAAGACTTGACTGACCAGCTATGGGAACAAGACTGGCAGATTTTGTTTTTCGCCGGACATAGTGCTACTGATAAAAGCGGGAATGAAGGCAAAATTGATCTTAATCAAACAGAGTGTTTGACAATTAGTCAGTTAAAGTACGCCTTGCGAAAAGCAGTGGAACGAGGTTTACATTTGGCAATTTTTAATTCTTGTGATGGTTTGGGTTTGGCGCGGGAGTTTGCCGATTTGCATATACCCCAAATCATTGTGATGCGGGAACCAGTTCCTGATCGGGTGGCGCAAGAATTCCTGAAGTACTTTTTAGAAGCTTTTGCTCGTGGTGAGTCTTTATACATAGCAGTCAGAGAAGCGCGGGAACGGTTGCAAGGGCTAGAAAGTCAATTTCCCTGTGCGACTTGGTTGCCTGTAATTTATCAAAATCCCGCAGCGATGCCTCTACTGTGGCGAGAATTACACTTCAACCAGAGTATTCAGCAAATATCTTCTGTACCTAAAATCTCCACTAGGGGAGGTGTGAACTTAGGAAAAGCTTTGTCTGCGGTGATCCTTGCCAGCATAGTCATCACACCATTGTTAATGGGGGTACGGTATTTGGGTTTACTGCAATCATGGGAGTTAATGGCGTTTGATCACTTGCTAAGTTTGCGTCCCCAGGAAAAACCAGATTCTCGCATACTGGTAATTACTGTGACTGAAGAAGATGTACAAGCCCAATCTGACAATAGACGGGGGTCTTTATCAGATGAAGCTTTGGATCAGTTGTTAGCAAAATTGGAGGCATATCAACCAAGGGTGATTGGTTTGGATATATACCGAGATTATGCTGTACAGCCAGCTTATCCAATGTTGGCAGAACGGATGAGAAAAAGCGATCGCTTTGTGGCAGTATGTCAAGTTAGCAACCCCCAAGCTAGCAAACCAGGCATCAAACCACCGCCAGAAGTTTCCCCTGACTCTCTCGGCTTCAGTGATATTGTGATTGATGCTGATCATGTGGTACGCCGGCATCTGTTGGCGTTAACTCCCCCTCCCTCATCTCCCTGTACTGCACCTTATGCCTTAAATGTGCAGTTGACATTACGTTATTTATATGCTGAAGGAATCCAGTTACAATTTAGCCCTGATGGTGCATGGCAATTAGGTAAGCTAACCTTAAAACCAATTGAGGCTCATACCGGAGGCTACCAAGGTATTGACGCGTTGGGACACCAAATTTTACTCAATTATCGCTCCTTTCCGAACTTAGAAGCGATGACCTCCGGTCGGTCTTTGACCATCGCACCCCGCATTACCCTACAACAAGCACTGGCTGGTCAACTACAAGCCGATGCAGTCAAAGACAAAATAGTTTTAATTGGCACAACAGCCGAAAGCTTTCGTGATTATTCATTGACTCCCTATGCTTCCTCTCAAGGTAAGCCACAGGAAATAGCCGGAGTTTATTTACAAGCACAGATGGTGAGTCAGTTGTTGAGTGCGGCTTTGGATGGGCGACCTTTGTTATGGACTTGGAATGTCTGGGGGGAAGTGATTTGGGTTTGGGTTTGGGCGATGACAGGGGGTTTGCTGGTGGTTTATCTGCGACAACTCGCTTATTTAGGCTTGGCGGTTGGGGTGGCATTTCTGAGTTTATACGGTTTTTGCCTGATATTATTAATACTATATAGTTGTTGGGTTCCCTTCGTACCTGCGGCGATCGCTTTAGGAGGTAGTGCTGTCATCTTAGTAGCCGTGATCAAGCCGATCAAAAAATTATAA